In one window of Pseudoalteromonas sp. GCY DNA:
- a CDS encoding Hint domain-containing protein, producing MKKLNTKVLMPLAIALAVSNAVAASNSVNEQPTTTASKQKSGPAATQGIAVTQPDQFGIRKLDMSNPQHYQLAKSRLIKANRIESEFPQLHKTLDVAKGQHLSAKMKMTTSEVPPVSETEVDIIKEAHFFLDMNLAISSDTNEPYLIVRAKSSRFGGTKATYIDLLLEDANGNQLAPLGSTFNVLDGKDTLATSTISLKSLKANFPNLDTIYASSYVELEQEDGTISTTMKYTEYPFSWEHFEALYGSAAPAAKGEASALNVGISSSLDTRPKYNATAPIDKNNDAVIKICLNRSHTDCDYAADQYREPNEITDVNIPFNGELRVPHEITEIYPTVGDLPNGIDEPTNIYLQEGIYGGATKQSYKGLENAVKQFSDYLEFEVDTVNQESIIRWNIPRSEGRFGNAKLFSNIAEANWYMTFAVKGYPYFKKGRGGAVAFQVSLTSETSTRFGNFYSEVLPMMKLGYSCLATGTMITMADGKQLAIEDIAKGDLVLGALASNTQVKEPMQVIDVSVGIEAIKMYRVKGADGSDILTTETHPISTSNKGIIWAKELKVGDRILTENGSVLVTSVTKEKYRDKIYNLKLAPTADSKLAESRNFAMFANGMAVGDLATQDEFNYKDQDVRMSEEEILQRLPEKWKTDYINSLN from the coding sequence ATGAAAAAACTAAACACAAAGGTGCTCATGCCGCTTGCAATCGCGTTAGCAGTCAGCAATGCGGTAGCTGCTAGCAACAGTGTTAATGAACAACCAACTACCACGGCGTCGAAACAGAAGTCTGGGCCTGCTGCAACTCAGGGTATCGCAGTAACTCAGCCAGACCAATTCGGGATCCGTAAACTCGATATGTCCAATCCGCAGCACTATCAATTGGCGAAGTCACGCTTAATCAAAGCAAACCGTATTGAGAGCGAGTTCCCACAGCTACACAAAACGCTAGATGTAGCAAAAGGACAGCACTTATCAGCCAAGATGAAAATGACCACCTCTGAAGTGCCGCCAGTTAGTGAAACTGAAGTGGATATCATTAAAGAAGCACATTTCTTCTTGGATATGAACTTAGCTATCTCATCTGATACAAACGAACCATATCTCATTGTACGTGCAAAAAGCTCACGCTTTGGTGGTACAAAAGCGACCTACATCGACTTGTTGTTAGAAGATGCAAATGGTAATCAGCTTGCGCCTTTAGGTTCTACATTTAATGTATTAGATGGTAAAGACACACTAGCAACTTCGACTATTTCACTGAAGTCATTGAAAGCAAACTTTCCCAACCTAGATACCATTTACGCAAGTTCATACGTTGAACTAGAGCAAGAAGATGGCACTATCAGTACGACGATGAAGTACACTGAATACCCATTCTCATGGGAGCACTTTGAAGCGCTGTATGGCTCTGCAGCACCAGCTGCAAAAGGTGAGGCTTCTGCACTTAACGTAGGGATCAGCTCATCTTTGGATACACGTCCGAAATATAATGCAACTGCGCCTATAGATAAAAACAACGACGCGGTTATTAAAATCTGTTTAAACCGTAGTCACACTGACTGTGACTATGCAGCAGATCAATACCGTGAACCGAATGAAATTACCGATGTAAATATCCCATTCAACGGCGAGTTACGTGTTCCTCACGAGATCACTGAAATCTATCCGACTGTAGGCGATTTGCCAAACGGTATAGATGAACCAACGAATATCTATCTACAAGAAGGTATCTATGGCGGCGCGACAAAGCAAAGCTATAAAGGGCTCGAAAACGCGGTTAAGCAATTTTCCGATTACTTGGAGTTCGAAGTTGATACAGTAAACCAAGAGTCGATTATCCGTTGGAATATTCCACGTTCTGAGGGCCGTTTTGGTAATGCCAAACTGTTCTCAAATATCGCTGAAGCAAACTGGTATATGACCTTTGCTGTTAAAGGTTATCCGTACTTTAAGAAAGGACGTGGTGGTGCCGTTGCATTCCAAGTTTCACTAACGTCAGAAACATCAACGCGTTTTGGTAACTTCTATAGTGAAGTATTACCTATGATGAAGCTAGGTTACAGTTGTCTTGCTACAGGCACAATGATCACCATGGCCGATGGCAAACAACTTGCTATTGAAGACATTGCAAAAGGCGATTTGGTATTAGGTGCGCTTGCTTCGAATACCCAAGTTAAAGAACCAATGCAAGTTATTGATGTGTCGGTTGGGATTGAAGCTATCAAGATGTATCGCGTAAAAGGCGCAGATGGCTCTGATATCTTAACTACTGAGACTCACCCAATTTCGACGTCAAATAAAGGAATTATTTGGGCGAAAGAACTTAAAGTTGGCGATCGTATCTTAACTGAGAATGGGTCGGTGCTGGTAACAAGCGTGACTAAAGAGAAGTATCGCGACAAGATTTATAACCTAAAACTTGCTCCAACAGCAGATTCTAAACTAGCTGAGTCACGTAACTTTGCCATGTTTGCCAATGGTATGGCGGTAGGCGATCTTGCTACACAAGATGAGTTCAACTACAAAGATCAGGACGTACGCATGTCAGAAGAAGAGATCCTTCAACGTCTTCCTGAAAAGTGGAAAACAGACTACATCAACAGCCTGAACTAA
- a CDS encoding internalin, translating into MKFIHSPLARAMGVVGLFACSFSATADQIANPEFTTQANNSDLDSVTLGTAYHSEKEGFYALQSVLGRVDETYGNTEMDFVVGVDMSYSQLSSMLDGNLGAALDVPVIKVGVGASYAKQNAADNYTGTYTLFLSLKPKKRLLVADPQIGFEPTQAALDLVNANPGDKFNNIGNEFVSAIEYGSQVMINLKFQYKNDEDKVKWGGQLGVDWAGKVSVSGKLQKVDENVKRNIKITVSALQLGGDPTELLKVIPNQLVNCTMENPAPCFDVFKNSIDYIKTNYVTQFDTLDKYNVGRVLTQSYTDSGPSLSPLVPDDVYPAKSILTKLALKNMSDDWVQAILDNRRADNLLNYYASELNNSHRTALETIRDNALFNSFILADAVDYCKRNPIGNYCRDRELQTRGRVHQYDRKWLEL; encoded by the coding sequence ATGAAATTTATACATTCTCCATTGGCACGTGCCATGGGGGTAGTGGGACTTTTTGCCTGCAGTTTTTCAGCTACTGCTGATCAAATTGCTAATCCAGAGTTCACTACCCAAGCAAATAACTCTGATTTAGACTCAGTGACACTCGGTACTGCTTACCATAGTGAAAAAGAAGGTTTTTATGCACTGCAAAGTGTGCTTGGTCGAGTTGATGAAACCTATGGCAATACCGAAATGGATTTTGTCGTCGGTGTAGATATGAGCTATAGCCAACTATCTAGCATGCTAGATGGTAACTTAGGCGCTGCACTTGATGTTCCAGTCATAAAAGTTGGCGTTGGCGCAAGCTACGCAAAACAAAACGCCGCAGATAACTACACCGGCACTTACACCCTATTTCTCTCCTTAAAACCGAAAAAACGGCTGTTAGTTGCGGATCCTCAGATAGGATTTGAACCAACACAAGCGGCGCTTGATTTGGTCAATGCTAACCCTGGAGATAAATTCAATAATATTGGTAATGAGTTTGTATCAGCGATTGAGTACGGCTCTCAAGTTATGATCAACCTCAAATTCCAATATAAAAATGACGAAGACAAAGTCAAATGGGGTGGTCAACTTGGTGTAGACTGGGCGGGTAAAGTCAGTGTCAGTGGTAAACTGCAAAAAGTTGACGAAAATGTGAAGCGTAACATCAAAATTACCGTTTCTGCGCTACAACTTGGTGGTGATCCAACTGAGCTACTGAAGGTGATCCCTAATCAACTCGTCAACTGTACAATGGAAAACCCAGCACCATGCTTTGATGTGTTTAAAAACAGCATCGATTACATCAAAACTAACTACGTTACTCAGTTTGATACCTTAGATAAATACAACGTTGGTCGAGTCTTAACACAAAGTTATACCGACTCAGGACCAAGCCTATCTCCCTTAGTACCTGATGATGTCTATCCAGCCAAAAGCATCTTGACTAAATTGGCATTAAAAAACATGAGTGATGATTGGGTACAGGCAATTCTCGACAATCGTCGTGCCGATAACCTACTCAATTACTACGCCAGTGAGCTGAATAACTCACATCGAACTGCATTAGAGACCATTCGCGATAATGCACTCTTTAACTCATTTATTCTGGCAGACGCCGTTGACTATTGTAAGCGTAATCCAATTGGTAATTACTGTCGCGATAGAGAGCTACAGACTCGTGGCCGCGTTCATCAGTATGACCGTAAATGGCTAGAATTATAA
- a CDS encoding GEVED domain-containing protein → MLKVMLTSTLIASFAATIAPSAQANTTLFESRDVLTPQQALGRFQWLEKCYPGLLVEVSDNIFDPTTPIPNDEKIANLKKVMLYKNSTLRTDAKYLTFGDEDNANPKNWFAGKSPTTSCLQIPSDYRISAVMVTPAMPNYCTTKSRERAYEFIQSVKFSNLENTSSNTFYSNYVGDTAKIYADRSYQLTLTPGFSSAETYPETWHVFIDWNQDGDFNDTKETLFAGVSEQAVQVEITPPTGAKKGMTKMRVTMDYLGGSNDACKEVDSGEVEDYLLYVK, encoded by the coding sequence ATGTTAAAAGTCATGCTAACCAGCACATTAATTGCCTCATTCGCTGCCACAATAGCACCATCAGCGCAGGCAAATACGACTTTATTTGAATCTCGAGATGTACTTACGCCACAGCAAGCGTTAGGACGCTTTCAATGGTTGGAAAAGTGCTACCCAGGGTTATTGGTTGAAGTCTCTGATAATATCTTTGATCCCACAACTCCCATTCCAAATGATGAGAAAATAGCAAATCTTAAAAAAGTAATGCTATACAAAAATAGTACCCTCAGGACTGATGCAAAATACCTTACCTTTGGAGATGAAGACAATGCGAATCCAAAAAACTGGTTTGCGGGTAAATCGCCAACGACTTCTTGTTTGCAGATCCCATCAGATTATCGCATAAGCGCGGTGATGGTTACACCTGCAATGCCGAACTACTGCACCACTAAGTCTCGTGAACGTGCCTATGAGTTTATCCAGTCAGTCAAGTTTTCTAATCTTGAAAATACCAGTAGCAACACCTTTTACAGTAACTATGTTGGCGATACTGCGAAAATATATGCCGATAGAAGCTACCAGTTAACGTTAACCCCAGGATTTAGTAGCGCAGAAACATACCCGGAAACTTGGCATGTGTTTATTGACTGGAACCAAGATGGTGATTTTAACGATACAAAAGAAACCTTATTTGCAGGTGTTTCAGAACAAGCCGTTCAGGTAGAAATTACACCGCCAACGGGCGCTAAAAAGGGCATGACGAAAATGCGCGTTACCATGGATTATTTGGGTGGCAGCAATGACGCATGTAAAGAAGTAGACTCCGGAGAGGTAGAAGATTACCTCCTTTACGTGAAGTAA